A region of Peromyscus maniculatus bairdii isolate BWxNUB_F1_BW_parent chromosome 7, HU_Pman_BW_mat_3.1, whole genome shotgun sequence DNA encodes the following proteins:
- the Rgl3 gene encoding ral guanine nucleotide dissociation stimulator-like 3 isoform X3, whose amino-acid sequence MERTAGKELALAPLQDWGEETEDGAVYSVSLRRQRSRRSTPEGAGGEQAPNPAADCFLQYRTSKVRALRAARLERLVHELVSGDREQDPGFVPAFLATHRAFVPTARVLGFLLPPPPTPPPPGVDSKMAEGQDLSFSKNLRAVISVLGSWLRDHPQDFRDPPAHQNLGNVRIFLDWAAPGGAEAREAEKLLQDFLEEAKGEQAGEDQRLAWAGPPRAAQSPRSEFAEDFEEEEGPCSEGPELLDFSVDEVAEQLTLMDVDLFLRVRTCECLGSMWSQRDRPGAAGISPTVRATVAQFNAVTGCVLGSVLAAPGLAASQRAQRIEKWIRIAQRCRELRNFSSLRAILSALQSNPIYRLKRSWGAVSREPLSTFRKLSQIFSDENNHLSCRAILSQEEASEGPHDDDCLPGSRPSKLPPGPVPYLGTFLTDLVMLDTALPDTLKGDLINFEKRRKEWEILARIQQLQHRCQLYSLSPRPPILAALRAQRQLSEEQSYRVSRVIEPPAASCPSSPRIRRRISLTKRLRSCPGRRTLPLVGVPGIHPHQPPVCLQGLPHPVLEVENLLLAVLQPPQGPRAPATSSLVRTKPPVWCKEPWRSTMCPSPGPVTTSSSRSCLGTESS is encoded by the exons ATGGAGAGGACAGCGGGCAAAGAGCTCGCCCTG GCGCCGCTGCAGGACTGGGGCGAGGAGACCGAGGACGGCGCCGTGTACAGCGTCTCCCTGCGGCGGCAGCGCAGCCGGCGCTCGACCCCGGAGGGGGCTGGAGGCGAGCAg gctCCCAACCCGGCTGCCGACTGCTTCCTCCAGTACCGCACCAGCAAGGTGCGGGCGCTGAGGGCCGCCCGACTGGAGCGGCTGGTGCATGAGTTGGTGTCCGGAGACCGTGAGCAGGATCCTGGCTTCGTGCCCGCCTTCCTGGCCACCCACCGGGCCTTTGTGCCCACAGCCCGCGTTCTGGGCTTTCTGCTACCCCCGCCCCcgacaccaccacctcctgg GGTAGACAGCAAGATGGCAGAGGGGCAGGATCTGAGCTTCAGCAAGAACCTGAG GGCTGTGATTTCGGTACTCGGTTCTTGGCTGCGAGACCATCCTCAGGACTTCCGGGATCCCCCTGCCCATCAGAACCTGGGCAATGTCCGAATCTTTCTGGACTGGGCCGCCCCAGGAGGGGCAGAAGctagagaagcagagaaactTCTACAAGATTTCTTGGAGGAGGCTAAGGGAGAGCAGGCAGGGGAGGATCAGCGACTGGCTTGGGCAG GCCCGCCCAGGGCTGCCCAGTCCCCCAGATCAGAGTTTGCCGAGGACTTCGAGGAAGAGGAGGGCCCCTGTTCAGAAGGCCCCGAGCTTCTGGACTTCAGCGTGGATGAGGTGGCGGAGCAGCTGACCCTCATGGACGTG GATCTCTTCCTGCGCGTGCGGACCTGCGAGTGCCTGGGTTCCATGTGGTCCCAGCGCGACCGGCCGGGAGCTGCAGGCATTTCCCCGACAGTGCGCGCCACCGTGGCCCAGTTCAACGCGGTTACGGGCTGCGTGCTGGGCTCCGTGCTCGCAGCGCCCGGCCTGGCGGCCTCGCAGAGGGCACAGCGCATCGAAAAGTGGATCCGCATCGCCCAG CGCTGCAGGGAACTTCGCAATTTCTCTTCTTTGCGAGCTATCCTGTCTGCCCTGCAGTCTAACCCCATCTACAGGCTCAAGCGCAGCTGGGGGGCCGTGAGCCG GGAACCACTGTCCACTTTCAGGAAGTTGTCGCAGATTTTTTCCGATGAGAATAATCATCTCAGCTGCCGAGCAATTCTTTCCCAG GAGGAGGCCTCCGAGGGACCCCACGATGATGACTGCCTCCCCGGAAGTCGGCCATCG aagctgCCCCCGGGGCCTGTCCCCTACCTTGGCACCTTCCTCACAGACTTGGTGATGCTGGACACAGCCTTACCGGATACGCTGAAG GGAGATCTCATCAACtttgagaagaggaggaag GAATGGGAGATCCTGGCGCGAATCCAGCAGCTACAGCATCGTTGCCAGCTCTACAGCCTGAGCCCCCGCCCACCCATCCTGGCTGCCCTCCGAGCCCAGCGCCAGCTCAGTGAGGAACAGAG CTACCGAGTCTCCCGGGTCATTGAACCACCAGCTGcgtcctgccccagctccccccgTATTCGGCGTCGAATCAGCCTCACAAAGCGTCTCA GAAGCTGTCCCGGGAGAAGAACTCTCCCCCTGGTGGGAGTCCCGGGGATCCATCCTCACCAACCTCCAG TGTGTCTCCAGGGTCTCCCCCATCCAGTCCTAGAAGTGGAGAACCTCCTCCTGGCAGTCCTCcagcctccccagggccccaGGGCTCCAGCAACAAG
- the Rgl3 gene encoding ral guanine nucleotide dissociation stimulator-like 3 isoform X5 → MERTAGKELALAPLQDWGEETEDGAVYSVSLRRQRSRRSTPEGAGGEQAPNPAADCFLQYRTSKVRALRAARLERLVHELVSGDREQDPGFVPAFLATHRAFVPTARVLGFLLPPPPTPPPPGVDSKMAEGQDLSFSKNLRAVISVLGSWLRDHPQDFRDPPAHQNLGNVRIFLDWAAPGGAEAREAEKLLQDFLEEAKGEQAGEDQRLAWAGPPRAAQSPRSEFAEDFEEEEGPCSEGPELLDFSVDEVAEQLTLMDVDLFLRVRTCECLGSMWSQRDRPGAAGISPTVRATVAQFNAVTGCVLGSVLAAPGLAASQRAQRIEKWIRIAQRCRELRNFSSLRAILSALQSNPIYRLKRSWGAVSREPLSTFRKLSQIFSDENNHLSCRAILSQEEASEGPHDDDCLPGSRPSKLPPGPVPYLGTFLTDLVMLDTALPDTLKGDLINFEKRRKEWEILARIQQLQHRCQLYSLSPRPPILAALRAQRQLSEEQSYRVSRVIEPPAASCPSSPRIRRRISLTKRLRSCPGRRTLPLVGVPGIHPHQPPVCLQGLPHPVLEVENLLLAVLQPPQGPRAPATSCL, encoded by the exons ATGGAGAGGACAGCGGGCAAAGAGCTCGCCCTG GCGCCGCTGCAGGACTGGGGCGAGGAGACCGAGGACGGCGCCGTGTACAGCGTCTCCCTGCGGCGGCAGCGCAGCCGGCGCTCGACCCCGGAGGGGGCTGGAGGCGAGCAg gctCCCAACCCGGCTGCCGACTGCTTCCTCCAGTACCGCACCAGCAAGGTGCGGGCGCTGAGGGCCGCCCGACTGGAGCGGCTGGTGCATGAGTTGGTGTCCGGAGACCGTGAGCAGGATCCTGGCTTCGTGCCCGCCTTCCTGGCCACCCACCGGGCCTTTGTGCCCACAGCCCGCGTTCTGGGCTTTCTGCTACCCCCGCCCCcgacaccaccacctcctgg GGTAGACAGCAAGATGGCAGAGGGGCAGGATCTGAGCTTCAGCAAGAACCTGAG GGCTGTGATTTCGGTACTCGGTTCTTGGCTGCGAGACCATCCTCAGGACTTCCGGGATCCCCCTGCCCATCAGAACCTGGGCAATGTCCGAATCTTTCTGGACTGGGCCGCCCCAGGAGGGGCAGAAGctagagaagcagagaaactTCTACAAGATTTCTTGGAGGAGGCTAAGGGAGAGCAGGCAGGGGAGGATCAGCGACTGGCTTGGGCAG GCCCGCCCAGGGCTGCCCAGTCCCCCAGATCAGAGTTTGCCGAGGACTTCGAGGAAGAGGAGGGCCCCTGTTCAGAAGGCCCCGAGCTTCTGGACTTCAGCGTGGATGAGGTGGCGGAGCAGCTGACCCTCATGGACGTG GATCTCTTCCTGCGCGTGCGGACCTGCGAGTGCCTGGGTTCCATGTGGTCCCAGCGCGACCGGCCGGGAGCTGCAGGCATTTCCCCGACAGTGCGCGCCACCGTGGCCCAGTTCAACGCGGTTACGGGCTGCGTGCTGGGCTCCGTGCTCGCAGCGCCCGGCCTGGCGGCCTCGCAGAGGGCACAGCGCATCGAAAAGTGGATCCGCATCGCCCAG CGCTGCAGGGAACTTCGCAATTTCTCTTCTTTGCGAGCTATCCTGTCTGCCCTGCAGTCTAACCCCATCTACAGGCTCAAGCGCAGCTGGGGGGCCGTGAGCCG GGAACCACTGTCCACTTTCAGGAAGTTGTCGCAGATTTTTTCCGATGAGAATAATCATCTCAGCTGCCGAGCAATTCTTTCCCAG GAGGAGGCCTCCGAGGGACCCCACGATGATGACTGCCTCCCCGGAAGTCGGCCATCG aagctgCCCCCGGGGCCTGTCCCCTACCTTGGCACCTTCCTCACAGACTTGGTGATGCTGGACACAGCCTTACCGGATACGCTGAAG GGAGATCTCATCAACtttgagaagaggaggaag GAATGGGAGATCCTGGCGCGAATCCAGCAGCTACAGCATCGTTGCCAGCTCTACAGCCTGAGCCCCCGCCCACCCATCCTGGCTGCCCTCCGAGCCCAGCGCCAGCTCAGTGAGGAACAGAG CTACCGAGTCTCCCGGGTCATTGAACCACCAGCTGcgtcctgccccagctccccccgTATTCGGCGTCGAATCAGCCTCACAAAGCGTCTCA GAAGCTGTCCCGGGAGAAGAACTCTCCCCCTGGTGGGAGTCCCGGGGATCCATCCTCACCAACCTCCAG TGTGTCTCCAGGGTCTCCCCCATCCAGTCCTAGAAGTGGAGAACCTCCTCCTGGCAGTCCTCcagcctccccagggccccaGGGCTCCAGCAACAAG